A region of Selenomonadales bacterium 4137-cl DNA encodes the following proteins:
- a CDS encoding metal-dependent transcriptional regulator: MLSPSLEDYLEEVYRFSITQEVVRVSDISHKLNFALPSVSKALGKLRARGYISYQKYGYIGLTDKGRQMGSYLVKRNQVLQDFLMLLRTPCDVAAEAEAMEHYLSRETIESIQVMMAFMRDEPEVYQSFVDYANKHDKKK; the protein is encoded by the coding sequence GTGTTGTCGCCCAGCCTTGAGGATTATCTGGAGGAAGTATATAGGTTTTCGATAACCCAAGAAGTGGTAAGGGTGTCCGATATCAGCCACAAGCTGAATTTTGCGCTGCCGTCCGTCTCCAAGGCCTTGGGCAAGTTGCGGGCCAGGGGGTACATATCGTACCAGAAATACGGGTATATCGGCTTGACGGATAAGGGCAGGCAAATGGGCAGCTATCTGGTTAAAAGAAACCAGGTGCTGCAGGATTTTCTCATGCTGCTGCGCACCCCGTGCGATGTGGCTGCCGAGGCGGAAGCGATGGAGCATTACCTGTCGCGGGAGACGATCGAGTCCATCCAGGTGATGATGGCCTTTATGCGGGATGAACCTGAGGTCTATCAGTCTTTCGTGGATTACGCCAATAAGCATGATAAGAAAAAGTGA